The nucleotide sequence ACCTTTGACATTTGGCTGCTTTCGACCCCCTAAATTAACTTGCTAACACAACTCTACACAGaagcaaaacatttttcaaagtgactCATTGACGTCAAGAATGGGAGGAATCTCTAAATCTAATTTACAGATAATCTCCAGCTCACCCTTGCCCTGAATGAGTATAAGTGCTGTGGAACAAAGATAGattaactacaaaaaaaaacagcgacATCATGTGCTGTCATTTGTGTCTTCCTTAAATTGCCACTGTTATAGTTTAAACAGCATCTCCATGTGGAACTTGAGACACATACAAGGGGCTAGAGTTATGCAATATCTAGAATTCTGACAATATTTTGCCGAATGCAAAGATGCGGGCTCAGACTGTGTTATCACTTTTATACAAAATactaatacagtgttccctctgttatcgcggttaatggggaccgggaccacccgcgataagtgaatttccgcgaagtagggattccccttcaaaaatgctttatttgaatttaattacattttatttttttagccccctgtatacagtacactatatagaatatgggtagagagagtgaaattcatgttataacaaaaaaaactgtaaaatagtgggtcagtggttaagtcatcagtctgccacctctgtggtcctgggttcaaatcccagtgcctgcaaagattttccaaatattattcagttaaaaggataagttctaatggctaagtttctaactgaataagtattcagtggtggatgaagcattttgtccaaaaaaggactaagtgtttcacccttTTCCTCGGATAAAACATTTCACTaaccatgtataagtggggcacgagttggtgtagtgggttgctcaCTCGCTTTCAGCCGGAGAGACCTGGGTTTGCTTCCCGGTGTCGCAGATTGACGACTGACTTGCGGTCGAGAGTCGGAGGCGGACTCGAGAACGCGACATGAAGTGGCCCCTCCAACTGTCTTTTTGATCCCGTTTCCAGGACTTGTAAAAACTCAATTGTGGCCGAATGGCCAATATTTTATTGAACAAACAAGTGcctaaaatgatatttttggtGTCTTTGacattgataaaaaatatatcaagagGAGATTTGCAAAAGTAATTACTTGGATTAACTGTTGCGTTAATCTCAAGCAACAGTACGTTTCCATGTGTTGATTCTGGCTACTCTGCTCTGCGCCTGGGGGAGGGACAAAAGGGGGGTGAGATGGTAAAACTCCTCCTCCGGAAACCTCGCCATTTTGTGCGGATACACAAGAAATATTCATCCAttggtagcaaaaaaaaacctcacctaggtggaaaaatatgaaaaactacAGTTAAGAGTAGAACTGTACtgcaaatatttgacttttttcccgCCAAGGTGTGCAAGGTACATTTTCCCCTGAAAGCTCTCCCTGTGGGGACAGAGGGGGGTCTTGATGGAGGGGAAGTGAGACGTAGCAGAATGGGGGAGGGGATTGGAAGGGGTCAGAAAGGAACACTCCTAAAATAAGCTTTTCCCAAGAAGTTGAGGGAGCTTGAAAAATCCTCACCAATGAGCACGATGACGCACAAAGGCCATTTCATTTGTTGGTTTGATTGGTTTTAGCGTGGAAGACAACGCATCCTCCCTTTAAAAATCCGTCTTGTCGATCATTGGAATAGACCAACTTGATGTTTGCATGGCGTTGTAAGATCAAATGTTTCATTGTCTCTCCACATTGGCTTTTACAGGCCGCCATGAAAGCTCCAAGTGGACCTATGGACGTACTGTGTGCACGCCCTCCCTCTGCGCCCAGCCCATAGGCTACCAGTTACCAGCACCCATCCTCCCAATCGCACCCCGCTCGCAGTTATTTGAGCCCCGTGCCCCACCGTGCGGCCACACCATGGCCAGCAAGAGGAAGTCCACAACACCCTGTATGATCCCCAGCAAAATCATACGAAACTTGGAAGACGCTGAAGCCGACATGCCAGTTCTTCAGAAGCAAACCACCATTTCAGGAGATGCACGCGGCCCGCATGACTTGGCAGACGCTCCCAAACTAGAAGCAGCGGACGCCACCATAGACGACGCCGGTTCCTACATTTGTAAGCCTTGTAGTTTTGAAACCTACGACCTCAACTTGTTCTTGGACCACGTCTACGCCAGACACCCAGAATTCCGTTCAGACCCGTGCTTCCTCTGTGTGAATTGCGGGTTTTCGGCATTGAAATTTGAAGGTCTGGCGCTGCATAATGCCAGGATTCACCCCAGCACCTTTAACTGCCCTCTGCAGCtgaggaggagggagaggagggcgGTAGTGGAGCAGACTATAGTAAGTGGGACAGATGAGGGCAAAGATAATGAGATTTCCATCACCAGAACTCCAATCATGAAGATGCTGAAGGGCAAATCTGAGCCTAAACGAATTGTAGTCTCCCAGCTGCCTTCCTCAGATGGGCACTCTGTATGTAGTTCCAAAGAGCAGGAGAAAAAGGAGACCGTCTCAGTCACACACGTGCCAACAATTGTCCACAACGGAACAAGCAGGGTCACCATACCCTCTGCGATTCAGATTGTCAATGGGTCTGGAACATTACCGGTGATCAAGACCGCCGTCGCACAGGTAAGGTTTGCTTAGGCCATGCTTTGTTTTACTGTCTTAACACtttcaaaaagacattcaacATGTACAATGGTGGTTTCTGTTTAGAACAAGAGCCTCCATAAGTCCTCTCCTACAACAGCTTCCTCAGATGCCACATCTGCCAAGAATCTCCCAAAGGTAATTCTTGTTTTGATCACAATCTGTTAAGCATGGACAATCTGTgttgatttttatgtttttttaatcaaaaatttgatttaaaaacaaaaaatgaccgctgaatacctaaaaaaaaaaatctaacaatgtTTCTATTATATTAGACACTTGATGCCGTCCTCAATAAATTCAAGTAAGGACTAAACTAATTTTCCTTTCGACAGTATTCCTGAACACTTATTTCATAGGCTGCGCTCGTGTGGTGCTTAATTGCCGGCCATTCCAATAATACAACTAGATACATGGGCTATGtgggaagaaaaataataagcGATTGCTACTGCCTATATATTTACGACCAATACGGGTAGGCTGATGTAGGCAGCATTGACGTCGTCATGCTCAAAAAGTTGATGTATTATGCCACTATCATCTCTATGTTGTTTGCTTTTTCGTTCAATCCATCCTGTTGAGTTAGGTGAAAGTTCAGATTTGGTTCAAGGAAGTTAAAGTTAACTGAAAATTTGCGCACAAATTCGGGATTTAGAATAAATGATTCATGAtttcattattctttttttttttttttttgagaaaaaacaaaCCATGTGTTCACCAGATCTTCTGTTTTAATCTAGGTCATGATTCCTTTGAGCAGCATCCCAACCTACAACGCTTCCATGGACTCTTCCTCTTTTTTGAAGACTTCCTTCAGCAAATTCCCGTACCCCACCAAAGCGGAACTCTGCTACCTGACTGTGGTCACAAAGTTCCCCGAAGAGCAAATCAAGATCTGGTTCACAGCACAAAGACTCAAACAGGGCATCAGCTGGTCTCCTGAGGAGATCGAAGAGGCCAGGAGAAAGATGTTCAACACTATCATCCAAACTGCCGGCGCCGGCGCACAGAACCAGTCGCAGAGTCCCGCTCCGCACACAATCACAGTCTTGGGAACCACCGGGATTCCTCAAATCCTGCAAGGCTCGCTCGTCAGCCAAGCGGGCGTCATCGTGACACAGCCCATGGTGGCCAATGGAATTCAGGTCAACGGTGCCCCCGTGGCGTTGGCTGTCACGCCTAAGCCGCAGGCGGCATCCCGGCCCGTAATGCAGGCACGGCCCGCCGCTGCGCCCACCACCGACAAGGGCGCCGGCGTGATGGTGGGGGCGGCAGGCAGTAACGTGGGGAACGACGTCATCGGTAGCAGTAAAAGTAACAGAAGCGCTGGAGGCACCACGGCCAGCGTCATTAGCGCCGAGGGTCAAGCCAGTGTCATCAACCTCACTTTGGGGAATAATCATCGTGCAAACCAAAAGGCGAAAAGCCACAGCAGCAAAACCGATGTCAGTAAGAGATCAAATTCTCCAAAAGCCCTCGCGGACAGCAAGCTTTCACAAGGCTGCACTGCAATTGAAGACAGCGGGCAGAAGGGCAAAGACGCAAGGGGTAGCGACAACAAAAACGAAACTTCCAGTGCCAACATGGGCGACACGGACGTGAGCACAAGCAACCTCTTAAAAATGGACGAGGCATCGTCGCCATCTTCCAAATCCTCATCACCATCCCCGGCAGTGGGGGCCTCCTGTGGCTCCCGTGGCGTCAACACCTTCTTGGACCCCAACTTTTGCAAAAGCAAAAAATCCCAGGAGCAATTGGGAACCCTCAAGGACAGTTTTGTGACCAACCCATACCCTGACCAAGAGGAAGTGGCGCGGCTCATCTCCCTGACGGGGCTTACGGTGCGGGAAGTTCGTAAATGGTTTAGCGATCGACGCTACCACCTTCGCAACCTCAAGGGCCCGCGGGCCAGCACGGGTGTGCCAACCAAGTCCACTCCAGGGAGCGGCGAAGGCGGTGTCGAGGCGAGCAGCCCCGAACCCATTGACCTGTCAGAAAACGGCGTCAGCAATTCTGGCACAGAAACGCCTCAGCACAATTCTGCCTCTCTTAGCCCGACCTCGACGCACACTCCCACATCACCTAGTACGCCATCGCGCAGACTGCCCAGATCGCCTTCTCCTGATTTCACGCTGATGCGCTACAAGGAGAGAGAACCCCATCAGGTGAGCAGGAGACTACCAATGACAATGTTTACACTTGGTTCTTAAGCCACTGATTTCCTTTTGTTCTTGGCATTTAGATCCGAGCGCTAGAGGCCAGTTTTTCTCAGGACCCCGAACCGTCGGGAGACGAAGTGGACAGACTGCGAAGTGAGACCAAAATGACCAGAAGGGAGATCCATAATTGGTTCACCGAGAGACGAAAGAAAGCAGCAGCGGctgaaaaaaggaaagaagagACTGCGTGGGCATCCAACGGGGAGACGGAAGCTGACGGAGCAGAGTACCCCAACGACGACGCTTCCGGAGAACCCAAAGTCAACCCcatcaaaatcaatttaaagaTGCTAAAGGTGACCGAAGCTAATGGTAACCCGGAGGACGGAGCGCCGGAATGCCCCGCCGGAAACGTTCAATCCACTATAAACCCGACGGCCAAACCCGCCGTGCTGCGAGGTAAGAAAACGGCGGAGCAACTGCACCTCCTCAAGCAAATCTACGCACGGACGCAGTGGCCCAGCGCCACCCAGTACGACGATCTCATCTCGGGCACGGGGCTGCCCCGGCCCGACGTGGTGCGCTGGTTCGGCGATTGTCGCTACATGCAGAAGAACAGCCAACTGAAGTGGTTGGAGGCTTACCAAAACACGGCCCTGGAGGAAGAGCTTGACCAGAAGAATGAGCACTTCCTCCAGGCCCACCTGGATAGCCATGGCAGTCAGGAAGAGTCCCAGGTACTGATGACAATCAAGTAAATTATTGGCTCAAAGTTATTTTACAATAGACCCTGTAAATGTAAAGTTCTAAACCATATCCAATTCAAAGCGAggctaacacatttttttcccaatcggGTTGGGGGTGTTAGTTTAATGATTCATCTATACTTTGGTCTTTTTTGTGCATCTTTGATACGAGCCAAATTGATCCCTGGCCTTTCTCGCTGCAGTTACAGAAGCTGGCAAAAATGACCGGTTTGACAACAGATCTCGTGAGACACTGGCTCGCCAGCAGACCGCCTGCAGCTCAACCCGAGCGAGGGGCGTTGCCAAAACCTGCAGCAGAGCCACTGCTTGCAGGCTCCTCCCCTCCAGAGTCGCAGCCGAGAAGGGAGAGCGATGCGAAAATAGGGCAGTCGCTGTGTGGCCAAGCAGGGGAGGGCAATTCTCGCGAGGTTCTCTGTTCTAAAGGTACTTTGTGCAATGTGAAATCTAATGAGATGTACTAGCAGTCTAATGCTATCCTTTGCTGTTTGAATGACTACAGGAGGAGATGGTGGAGACCTGACAGAATCACTCGCTGTGAATGGGCCTTGAACCACTACAATAGGTGGATGGGACCTTAGCTGCTATGTGAGATGGACACAAATGTCTGGCCCTGATCATCcacccttttttcccctcttcatGCTCCTTTCAATATCCTGCTGTGCACCGTGTTGCTTCTAGGCCGTTCAAGTAGTAGTGGAATAGGGACAAAGGGTGCTGAGGGATCTACAGATAGGAGGCTAGACCAAGTTTTCATCATGTTCATTTAGTGAGTTTTCTTTGCTAAATGTGTTCCCTGACGCCTTAAGAAGACACGCCACGTTGCACTCATTCTGGACTCTGGCAGCTGACACGAAACGTGCAAGTTCATAAGGGTCTTATGACAAACTAAgcactgatgttttttttcctgactgtccattttttgtgtatatTGTATAAAATTATAAAAGGATCAGATGCCTTTTTCCTAAGAAGACAAAATCAAATACTGACAAGTGGAAAGTTTTGTTTATACAGTTAGATCaagtgcttctttttttgtctttgacgTGTTAGTTTTTAATGGAACTTTTACATAATACATTTAGgtgtaaagacaaaaaacagGGCTTTTCCAAAGTTCCCTATTTAGGTTTAATGTATACTTTTTACAGTTAGTTATTTGAAGAATAAAGAAATatccacaaaatattttttctgtagGTCAATACTTATATTTTCTAATTATGTATACTTAAAGATGCTTTATATATGAATGTGGATTAGACATACCCTAACAAAGTGAACATGCATGCACAGGAATTAAGACAGTGTTGTATGAAGTaggtattttatttactacttcACAGGCTTGAATACGCTTATGAAAGGCAAAATTAAAACGAATACTTTTACTTTCTTTAGTTTAGGCACATTACAGAAAGCCCAGGCTATcagtaaagaaataaaaagacacTGATGGGCCCTGCACGGACATCAAAGTAAGAATTGGGTGATTCTCAGGTACTAGACCTCTTTCAATCCCAAACTGCatgaatcataaaaaaaagtgtacaaaaacaaacaatttgagCATGAGGGCATCATTTTCTTTCTAGAAACCCGGGTCAGTCAAAGCGGCTGCAAGTTCAATGTAGGTGAATGCTTGGGAATGAGAGTAGTAGTAATGCAGCATGGAATCCGGATGTATACGGGACGCTAAAAAAAACTTCTTGCGGGTGTGTGATCCCACTCATCCTTGCGCTTACCTTTATCGCACTTACCTCAATCACATTATACCTTATGGCTTGGGTGTGTCTCAGAGGTCAAACTCCGAGCACCAATACTGactacatcatcatcatcgagAAAAGTAACAGGCAAAGTTTGTATACGCGCAACCACTGAAGGCACCTCAACATTCATCCAAACACTCCGAGGCATCCCCTCCTGTAAAGCCAAAACACATAATGACGTTTGCATTTAGACGAAAGCACATCGGCAGTGAAACTTAGACCCTCGAAAACGCATGATGGCAGTGGTCTAACTTATTAAATATGGGCTATTCTCTGCCTCCTGCGGGCTGGCGGACCAAAATCTGGGAACTTTGACAAGACAGTGCCGCAATACAAAAGTGATCCTTGCCGACATGAATCAAAATACAACGATGCAATTGATTTGACATAAGAGCGGCGCGACTGACCTTCGACTGCACCGGACTGGCTTGTAACGCCCGAACGGAATCGTCATGTGCAATATCTGTCTGGAatgtaacaaaaagaaaacgGCTACATCTGCCATCTCACCGGCTACGGCTTCCTGATGCCTTTCCCTACCAAAAAGAAAAGTTACATACGAGGTCCATAATATTTCCGTAAgcgcaaagagagagagagagtgagacgtTGAAAAACAGTCACGGAGCCCTCGtgttttac is from Stigmatopora nigra isolate UIUO_SnigA chromosome 1, RoL_Snig_1.1, whole genome shotgun sequence and encodes:
- the zhx3b gene encoding zinc fingers and homeoboxes protein 3 isoform X2; translation: MASKRKSTTPCMIPSKIIRNLEDAEADMPVLQKQTTISGDARGPHDLADAPKLEAADATIDDAGSYICKPCSFETYDLNLFLDHVYARHPEFRSDPCFLCVNCGFSALKFEGLALHNARIHPSTFNCPLQLRRRERRAVVEQTIVSGTDEGKDNEISITRTPIMKMLKGKSEPKRIVVSQLPSSDGHSVCSSKEQEKKETVSVTHVPTIVHNGTSRVTIPSAIQIVNGSGTLPVIKTAVAQNKSLHKSSPTTASSDATSAKNLPKVMIPLSSIPTYNASMDSSSFLKTSFSKFPYPTKAELCYLTVVTKFPEEQIKIWFTAQRLKQGISWSPEEIEEARRKMFNTIIQTAGAGAQNQSQSPAPHTITVLGTTGIPQILQGSLVSQAGVIVTQPMVANGIQVNGAPVALAVTPKPQAASRPVMQARPAAAPTTDKGAGVMVGAAGSNVGNDVIGSSKSNRSAGGTTASVISAEGQASVINLTLGNNHRANQKAKSHSSKTDVSKRSNSPKALADSKLSQGCTAIEDSGQKGKDARGSDNKNETSSANMGDTDVSTSNLLKMDEASSPSSKSSSPSPAVGASCGSRGVNTFLDPNFCKSKKSQEQLGTLKDSFVTNPYPDQEEVARLISLTGLTVREVRKWFSDRRYHLRNLKGPRASTGVPTKSTPGSGEGGVEASSPEPIDLSENGVSNSGTETPQHNSASLSPTSTHTPTSPSTPSRRLPRSPSPDFTLMRYKEREPHQIRALEASFSQDPEPSGDEVDRLRSETKMTRREIHNWFTERRKKAAAAEKRKEETAWASNGETEADGAEYPNDDASGEPKVNPIKINLKMLKVTEANGNPEDGAPECPAGNVQSTINPTAKPAVLRGKKTAEQLHLLKQIYARTQWPSATQYDDLISGTGLPRPDVVRWFGDCRYMQKNSQLKWLEAYQNTALEEELDQKNEHFLQAHLDSHGSQEESQLQKLAKMTGLTTDLVRHWLASRPPAAQPERGALPKPAAEPLLAGSSPPESQPRRESDAKIGQSLCGQAGEGNSREVLCSKGGDGGDLTESLAVNGP
- the zhx3b gene encoding zinc fingers and homeoboxes protein 3 isoform X1 gives rise to the protein MSDGSEAAPISIHIASRHESSKWTYGRTVCTPSLCAQPIGYQLPAPILPIAPRSQLFEPRAPPCGHTMASKRKSTTPCMIPSKIIRNLEDAEADMPVLQKQTTISGDARGPHDLADAPKLEAADATIDDAGSYICKPCSFETYDLNLFLDHVYARHPEFRSDPCFLCVNCGFSALKFEGLALHNARIHPSTFNCPLQLRRRERRAVVEQTIVSGTDEGKDNEISITRTPIMKMLKGKSEPKRIVVSQLPSSDGHSVCSSKEQEKKETVSVTHVPTIVHNGTSRVTIPSAIQIVNGSGTLPVIKTAVAQNKSLHKSSPTTASSDATSAKNLPKVMIPLSSIPTYNASMDSSSFLKTSFSKFPYPTKAELCYLTVVTKFPEEQIKIWFTAQRLKQGISWSPEEIEEARRKMFNTIIQTAGAGAQNQSQSPAPHTITVLGTTGIPQILQGSLVSQAGVIVTQPMVANGIQVNGAPVALAVTPKPQAASRPVMQARPAAAPTTDKGAGVMVGAAGSNVGNDVIGSSKSNRSAGGTTASVISAEGQASVINLTLGNNHRANQKAKSHSSKTDVSKRSNSPKALADSKLSQGCTAIEDSGQKGKDARGSDNKNETSSANMGDTDVSTSNLLKMDEASSPSSKSSSPSPAVGASCGSRGVNTFLDPNFCKSKKSQEQLGTLKDSFVTNPYPDQEEVARLISLTGLTVREVRKWFSDRRYHLRNLKGPRASTGVPTKSTPGSGEGGVEASSPEPIDLSENGVSNSGTETPQHNSASLSPTSTHTPTSPSTPSRRLPRSPSPDFTLMRYKEREPHQIRALEASFSQDPEPSGDEVDRLRSETKMTRREIHNWFTERRKKAAAAEKRKEETAWASNGETEADGAEYPNDDASGEPKVNPIKINLKMLKVTEANGNPEDGAPECPAGNVQSTINPTAKPAVLRGKKTAEQLHLLKQIYARTQWPSATQYDDLISGTGLPRPDVVRWFGDCRYMQKNSQLKWLEAYQNTALEEELDQKNEHFLQAHLDSHGSQEESQLQKLAKMTGLTTDLVRHWLASRPPAAQPERGALPKPAAEPLLAGSSPPESQPRRESDAKIGQSLCGQAGEGNSREVLCSKGGDGGDLTESLAVNGP